The following proteins come from a genomic window of Salvia hispanica cultivar TCC Black 2014 chromosome 4, UniMelb_Shisp_WGS_1.0, whole genome shotgun sequence:
- the LOC125222842 gene encoding uncharacterized protein LOC125222842, with the protein MSAHTLNLCGVLSETKRIINAHSRHFLALSVLFLLPLSFSLVVFPSLSHSPSPLSHYHRSLFFFSSPDLPPIATSDLLLASLYALFTVFFSLFATASITHSTFHGFYGRPVKFISSIKYVLTSFLPLIGTLIISIFILGLIALGFGGFTVLLYNALALIGVEIDYTNNVYLMTFVALNTVLLFGVLIYLQVEWCLLFVVVVVESKWGFAAMRRSACLVRGMRGVAFGLILLFQSLVGLLGLLCSTVVPSAGGLSIRDWISWAFVFQAVVYTGFMTILMLYSVAATAVLFMYCKALQGELAFEIAEEFAQEYIRLPFDDGKLSHVVYVV; encoded by the coding sequence ATGTCAGCACATACCCTTAACCTCTGCGGAGTTCTCTCCGAGACCAAACGCATCATCAACGCCCATTCCCGCCATTTTTTGGCTCTTTCTGttctcttcctcctccctctctccttctctctcgTCGTCTTCCCTTCCCTCTCCCACTCCCCTTCCCCCCTCTCTCACTACCACCGctccctcttcttcttctcctccccCGATCTCCCACCCATCGCCACGTCCGACCTCCTCCTCGCATCTCTCTACGCTCTCTTCACCGTCTTCTTCTCACTCTTCGCCACCGCCTCGATCACCCACAGCACCTTCCACGGCTTCTACGGCAGGCCGGTGAAGTTTATCTCCTCAATTAAGTATGTGCTGACATCGTTTCTACCCCTAATTGGGACCCTAATTATCAGCATCTTCATTTTAGGGTTAATCGCCCTCGGATTTGGGGGTTTCACTGTGTTGCTGTACAATGCCCTAGCCCTAATTGGGGTTGAAATTGACTACACCAATAATGTGTATCTCATGACTTTTGTTGCCTTGAACACTGTTCTGCTTTTCGGGGTGCTGATTTACTTGCAGGTGGAGTGGTGTCTGTTGTTTGTGGTCGTCGTCGTAGAGTCGAAATGGGGGTTTGCAGCGATGAGGAGGAGCGCGTGCCTGGTGAGAGGGATGAGAGGGGTGGCGTTTGGGTTGATTCTGCTGTTTCAATCGCTGGTTGGCTTGTTGGGCTTGCTGTGCTCGACTGTCGTCCCCAGTGCGGGCGGATTGAGCATTAGGGATTGGATTAGCTGGGCATTTGTGTTTCAGGCCGTCGTATACACGGGATTTATGACGATTCTGATGCTATACAGTGTGGCGGCTACTGCTGTGCTGTTTATGTATTGCAAGGCTTTGCAGGGGGAGCTTGCGTTTGAGATTGCCGAGGAATTTGCACAGGAGTATATCCGGCTGCCGTTCGATGATGGCAAGCTTTCCCATGTTGTCTACGTCGTGTAG